One region of Polaribacter pectinis genomic DNA includes:
- the dnaX gene encoding DNA polymerase III subunit gamma/tau, with translation MEHFIVSARKYRPQNFEDVIGQQAITNTLENAIKNNHLAQALLFTGPRGVGKTSCARILAKKINQQDAELSEDEDFAFNIFELDAASNNSVDDIRSLTDQVRIPPQTGKYKVYIIDEVHMLSQAAFNAFLKTLEEPPAHAIFILATTEKHKIIPTILSRCQIFDFKRIGVLDAKNYLKTICEKENITAEDDALHIIAQKADGAMRDALSIFDRVVSFSGKNLTREAVTENLNVLDYETYFGMTDLLLGNKIPDVLNAFNAVLAKGFEGHHFINGLASHFRDLLVAKDKATLELLEVGDAAKKKYLAQATKASIPFLMQSIDKANQCDLNYRASKNQRLLVELSLMQIASITFDGEKKKSPNYIIPATFFQALSPAVKEIAKPIPKKVETIKPQQKQVVPETKTQPKKPIILENVKRRTSAFSLKSIHQKKETKKVDVEENYDSHPKDVFTQEQLQTLWKEYTALMLQKGERSMASIIGTDVPVLHENFKIQFTLPNKLMQDQFHKGRPKLLKFLREKLNNYGLSIDTNVNETIEKKFAYTPQEKYNRLKELNPLLDKLRQTFELDL, from the coding sequence ATGGAGCATTTTATAGTTTCTGCACGTAAGTATCGTCCTCAAAATTTCGAGGATGTTATTGGGCAACAAGCCATTACAAATACGTTAGAGAATGCTATAAAAAACAATCATTTAGCGCAAGCTTTATTGTTTACTGGACCTCGTGGAGTTGGTAAAACTTCTTGTGCTAGAATTTTGGCGAAGAAAATAAACCAACAAGATGCAGAACTTTCTGAAGACGAAGATTTTGCTTTTAATATTTTTGAACTCGATGCTGCTTCTAACAATTCTGTAGATGATATTAGAAGTTTAACAGACCAAGTTCGTATTCCACCACAAACAGGAAAATACAAAGTTTATATTATAGATGAGGTACATATGTTATCTCAAGCAGCTTTTAATGCTTTTTTAAAGACGTTAGAAGAACCTCCTGCACATGCTATTTTTATTTTAGCAACTACAGAAAAACATAAAATAATTCCGACTATTTTATCTCGTTGTCAGATTTTCGATTTTAAAAGAATTGGTGTTTTAGATGCAAAAAACTATCTTAAAACCATTTGCGAGAAAGAAAATATTACTGCAGAAGATGATGCGTTGCATATTATAGCACAAAAAGCAGATGGCGCAATGCGAGATGCTTTATCTATTTTTGATAGAGTTGTTAGTTTTTCTGGAAAGAATTTAACTAGAGAAGCTGTTACAGAAAACTTAAACGTTTTAGATTACGAAACCTATTTTGGAATGACAGATTTGTTGTTGGGAAATAAAATTCCGGATGTTTTAAATGCGTTTAATGCTGTTTTAGCAAAAGGTTTTGAAGGACACCATTTTATAAACGGATTGGCAAGTCATTTTAGAGATTTGTTAGTTGCAAAAGACAAAGCTACGTTAGAATTGTTAGAAGTTGGCGATGCTGCAAAAAAGAAATATTTAGCACAAGCAACCAAAGCAAGCATTCCTTTTTTAATGCAATCTATAGACAAAGCAAACCAATGCGATTTGAATTATAGAGCAAGTAAAAATCAGCGTTTGCTGGTGGAATTATCTTTAATGCAGATTGCCTCTATCACTTTTGATGGAGAAAAAAAAAAGTCACCTAACTACATAATTCCCGCTACATTTTTTCAGGCGCTTTCTCCTGCTGTAAAAGAAATTGCAAAACCGATTCCGAAAAAGGTTGAAACAATTAAGCCGCAGCAAAAACAAGTTGTTCCAGAAACAAAAACGCAACCGAAAAAACCAATTATTTTAGAGAATGTAAAAAGACGTACTTCTGCCTTTTCTTTAAAGAGTATTCATCAGAAAAAAGAAACTAAAAAGGTTGATGTTGAAGAAAATTACGACAGCCATCCAAAAGATGTTTTTACACAAGAACAGCTTCAAACTTTATGGAAAGAATACACTGCTTTAATGTTGCAAAAAGGAGAAAGAAGTATGGCATCTATTATAGGCACAGATGTTCCTGTATTGCATGAAAACTTTAAAATTCAGTTTACGCTTCCTAATAAATTAATGCAAGATCAGTTTCATAAAGGAAGACCAAAATTATTAAAATTCTTACGAGAAAAACTAAATAATTATGGACTTTCTATAGACACAAATGTGAATGAAACCATTGAGAAAAAGTTTGCATATACTCCACAAGAAAAATACAATAGATTAAAGGAGCTAAATCCTTTATTAGATAAATTACGCCAAACTTTTGAGCTGGATTTATAG
- a CDS encoding cation:proton antiporter yields MLELAGIIILGILAQWVAWKFKIPAILPLILIGLLVGPIAAEFLSEDGTKWIEPIWNGEKGLFPGGSLYYFVSLAISIILFEGGLTLKRSEIKNVGPVITKLITLGSAVTFFGAGIVAHYIFDLGWDLSFLFSGLIIVTGPTVITPILRNIPLKKDISTVLKWEGILIDPIGALVAVLVFEFISVGGGGGFTKTALLEFGKILLFGTTFGFTFAHALAFAVNKKLIPHYLLNVVSLSAVLLVFVLSETFAHESGLLAVVVMGMVLGNGKLKNLKELLYFKESLSILLISMLFILLAANINIEDLMLLYTWKTAALFAIVVFIIRPLAVFLSTYNSNLKFNEKLFISWVGPRGIVAAGIASLFGSKLLKEGVEGAEYITPLVFMIVLGTVLLNATTARMFAKIVGVFLKKSDAILFVGASNSARLIANYLKGKGKRVILIDSNKNFIEQAINADLEALKVDIYDDELTDNIELNDVGYLIALTGSDMVNNHAINRFSKVFGEHGSYKLASSKEIKESSTIERETFFTPNDDYINLSEAFRENPVIHEVEVTSKEEYLKLLEMLSKEEKSVPLFVEKGSGIYLIPEFEKTEESKENLILSYLGKKLDLQTEKVL; encoded by the coding sequence ATGTTAGAATTAGCGGGAATTATCATTTTAGGAATATTAGCACAATGGGTTGCATGGAAATTTAAAATTCCTGCAATTTTACCTTTAATATTAATAGGTTTGTTAGTTGGTCCAATTGCTGCAGAATTTTTAAGCGAAGATGGTACCAAATGGATAGAACCAATTTGGAATGGCGAAAAAGGGCTCTTTCCTGGTGGTAGTTTGTATTATTTTGTTTCTCTAGCAATTAGTATTATTCTTTTTGAAGGTGGTTTAACACTTAAAAGAAGTGAAATTAAAAATGTTGGACCAGTAATTACAAAGTTAATTACATTAGGTTCTGCAGTTACATTTTTTGGTGCAGGAATTGTTGCTCATTATATTTTTGATTTAGGTTGGGATTTATCTTTCCTTTTTTCTGGATTAATAATTGTTACTGGACCAACAGTAATTACACCAATTTTAAGAAACATACCTTTAAAGAAAGATATTTCTACTGTTTTAAAATGGGAAGGAATTTTAATAGACCCAATTGGTGCTTTGGTTGCCGTTTTGGTTTTTGAGTTTATAAGTGTTGGAGGTGGAGGAGGATTCACAAAAACTGCTTTGTTAGAGTTTGGTAAAATTTTATTATTCGGAACAACTTTTGGGTTTACTTTTGCTCATGCACTGGCTTTTGCAGTCAATAAAAAATTAATTCCTCATTACCTTTTAAACGTAGTTTCTTTATCTGCAGTCTTATTGGTGTTTGTTTTGTCTGAAACTTTTGCACATGAATCTGGGCTTTTAGCTGTGGTTGTTATGGGTATGGTTTTAGGAAATGGAAAATTAAAAAACTTAAAAGAATTACTATATTTTAAAGAATCTTTAAGCATATTATTAATTTCCATGCTTTTTATTTTACTTGCTGCAAATATCAATATTGAAGACTTAATGTTGTTGTATACTTGGAAAACGGCTGCGTTATTTGCAATTGTGGTTTTTATAATTAGACCTTTAGCAGTGTTTTTAAGTACGTATAATTCCAATTTAAAATTCAATGAGAAACTATTTATTAGTTGGGTTGGACCAAGAGGAATTGTAGCAGCAGGAATCGCTTCTTTATTCGGAAGTAAATTACTAAAAGAAGGAGTAGAGGGTGCAGAATATATTACACCTTTGGTTTTTATGATTGTTTTAGGAACCGTTTTATTAAACGCAACTACAGCAAGGATGTTTGCAAAAATAGTGGGCGTTTTTCTTAAAAAATCGGATGCTATTTTATTTGTTGGAGCCTCAAACTCTGCTAGATTAATTGCCAATTATTTAAAAGGAAAAGGAAAAAGAGTTATTTTAATTGATTCTAATAAAAACTTTATTGAGCAAGCTATAAATGCTGATTTAGAAGCACTGAAAGTTGATATTTATGACGATGAATTAACAGATAATATAGAGTTGAATGATGTAGGTTATTTAATTGCTTTAACAGGAAGTGATATGGTAAACAACCATGCAATTAATCGTTTTTCTAAAGTTTTTGGAGAACATGGTTCTTATAAATTAGCTTCGTCTAAAGAAATTAAAGAATCATCTACTATAGAAAGAGAAACCTTTTTTACACCAAATGATGACTACATTAATTTAAGTGAGGCATTTAGAGAAAATCCTGTAATTCATGAAGTAGAAGTAACGTCTAAAGAAGAATATTTAAAACTTTTAGAAATGCTTTCTAAAGAAGAAAAATCGGTACCATTATTTGTTGAAAAAGGATCAGGGATTTATTTAATTCCAGAATTTGAAAAAACAGAAGAGTCTAAAGAGAATTTAATATTGTCTTATTTAGGGAAGAAATTAGATTTACAAACAGAAAAAGTACTATAA
- a CDS encoding universal stress protein, with translation MQNIKTILIGIAFSPNLKPNLFEAVRLANLFEAELVGVHVGEKSNEKEATLKQLLSEADVLHKPLKTIWQEGKPVDVILETCTKENIDLLILGAIQQENLLRYYVGSIARKITRKAPCSVLLLIKPSIKRVLCKHIVVNGLQDEKTEETIKTAFVVANHLKCKKNTIVEEISQDELHVKVNDDKTLRETTIAKERLKTREEQRVKSILKEINADDISVKTQSIFGTRGYSIGHYAKVKRADLLVMNAPTKLGFLDRIFPHDIEYILSELPTDVLIVK, from the coding sequence TTGCAAAATATTAAAACCATTTTAATTGGAATTGCCTTTTCACCCAATTTAAAACCGAACTTATTTGAAGCTGTTAGATTAGCTAATTTATTTGAAGCTGAATTAGTTGGCGTTCATGTTGGTGAAAAATCGAACGAAAAAGAAGCAACTTTAAAGCAGCTTTTATCTGAAGCAGATGTATTACACAAACCTTTAAAAACCATTTGGCAAGAAGGTAAACCAGTAGATGTTATTTTAGAAACTTGTACCAAAGAAAACATAGATTTGTTGATTTTAGGCGCCATTCAACAAGAAAATCTATTAAGATATTATGTTGGTTCTATTGCAAGAAAAATTACTAGAAAAGCACCTTGCTCTGTATTATTATTGATAAAACCTTCTATTAAAAGAGTTCTTTGTAAACACATTGTAGTTAATGGTTTACAAGACGAAAAAACAGAAGAAACTATAAAAACAGCTTTTGTAGTTGCAAATCATTTAAAATGTAAAAAAAATACAATAGTTGAAGAAATTAGTCAAGATGAATTGCATGTAAAAGTAAACGACGACAAGACTTTACGAGAAACAACCATTGCAAAAGAGCGTTTAAAAACAAGAGAAGAACAACGTGTTAAAAGTATTCTAAAAGAAATAAATGCAGATGATATTTCTGTAAAAACACAAAGTATTTTTGGTACAAGAGGTTATTCTATAGGACATTATGCTAAAGTTAAAAGAGCAGATCTATTGGTAATGAATGCACCCACCAAACTTGGTTTTTTAGACAGAATTTTCCCTCATGATATTGAATATATTTTATCTGAATTACCAACAGATGTTTTAATTGTAAAATAA
- a CDS encoding SulP family inorganic anion transporter: MTKKNTFKTFVSDIPKNLFSGFVVSLIALPLGLGLALASGAPPISGIIAAIVGGTVVSLIGGSHVTITGPGNGLVVVILAAITVLGNGDMYQGYLFTLAAIVISGIIMIILGFLRMGSLGDFFPASAIQGMLAAIGIGIFAKQIHVMLGSLDTKGSIIELLIKVPEGILNLVKTDNSSMLYAGIVGIVSLLIMIFYSKIRNRYFQLIPAPMWIVVLSVGMYYYFDLFSAAEYPIHEDLLISLPNDILSNFAFPDFGKIYTANFINAVIGITLIASIESLLSIKAVDKLDPLKRRSNVNRDIKSLGLATVISGFLGGLNVVTVIARSSVNVHNKGSNRSANFFHAAFLVVFILLFASELRKIPLPALAAILVYTGYKLASPENIKKVFKIGSEQLIIFLITLFTTIATSLISGILAGIFATFIIHVIINKNLMLFVKNALKPNVLMFKEDDKYYVSVKNFSSFLNFTKLKAKLNQIPEDQEAIIDFSLCDFVDHSVMENMSNYAETFERKGGHFEVIGLDDSKSGSEHPFALRKILPKQMVPKEGVLTKRQKSIEAVSEEMHWEYNAFSKHEMEELPAFGYFKTRRIDKVSNELSNENCTLLDVQFSEGELIAKQIIKATMLHIHTKKDIPDFTLDKEGIFEYIYHFAGYKDIDIDAHPDFSKRFYLSGKSEEKIRDFFTDELILFFESNKQYHIEASKEGLLVIGNERLASVKEMKALAYFGSSLRKIIEKC; this comes from the coding sequence ATGACAAAGAAAAATACTTTTAAAACATTTGTTAGCGATATACCCAAAAACCTTTTTTCTGGTTTTGTGGTTTCTTTAATTGCACTTCCTTTAGGTTTAGGTTTGGCTTTGGCTTCTGGAGCGCCACCAATTTCTGGAATCATAGCAGCAATTGTTGGTGGAACTGTAGTTTCACTTATTGGAGGTTCTCATGTAACTATTACAGGTCCAGGAAATGGTTTAGTAGTTGTTATTTTAGCAGCAATAACTGTTTTAGGAAATGGAGATATGTACCAAGGTTATTTATTTACATTGGCTGCTATTGTAATTTCTGGGATTATTATGATCATTCTTGGCTTTTTAAGAATGGGTTCTTTAGGCGATTTCTTTCCTGCGTCTGCAATACAAGGAATGTTAGCTGCAATTGGTATTGGTATTTTTGCCAAACAAATTCATGTAATGTTAGGAAGTTTAGATACAAAAGGAAGCATTATAGAGTTGTTAATTAAAGTACCAGAAGGAATTTTAAATCTTGTAAAAACAGATAATTCTAGTATGCTTTATGCTGGTATAGTAGGAATTGTAAGTTTGTTAATTATGATTTTTTATAGCAAAATAAGAAATCGCTATTTTCAATTAATTCCTGCGCCAATGTGGATTGTGGTTTTAAGTGTAGGAATGTATTATTATTTCGATTTGTTTTCTGCTGCAGAATATCCAATTCACGAAGATTTACTAATCAGTTTACCAAATGACATTTTATCTAATTTTGCTTTTCCAGATTTTGGTAAAATATACACTGCTAACTTTATAAATGCAGTTATTGGTATTACTTTAATTGCAAGTATAGAAAGTTTATTAAGCATAAAAGCTGTGGATAAATTAGATCCTTTAAAAAGAAGATCTAACGTAAATAGAGATATTAAATCTTTGGGTTTAGCAACTGTTATTAGTGGTTTTTTAGGCGGCTTAAATGTAGTAACTGTTATCGCTAGAAGTTCTGTAAATGTTCATAACAAAGGTTCTAATAGGTCTGCAAACTTTTTTCACGCTGCTTTTCTTGTTGTATTTATATTGTTATTTGCTTCTGAATTGCGTAAAATTCCATTACCAGCTTTGGCTGCAATATTAGTATATACAGGTTACAAATTGGCTTCACCAGAAAATATTAAAAAAGTATTTAAAATTGGAAGTGAGCAATTAATTATTTTTCTAATAACTCTATTTACAACCATTGCTACCAGTTTAATTTCGGGGATTTTAGCAGGAATTTTCGCAACATTTATCATACATGTTATTATTAATAAAAACTTAATGCTCTTTGTTAAAAACGCTTTAAAACCGAACGTTTTAATGTTTAAAGAAGATGATAAATATTACGTTAGTGTTAAGAATTTCTCAAGTTTTTTAAACTTTACAAAACTTAAAGCCAAGCTAAATCAAATTCCTGAAGACCAAGAAGCAATTATCGATTTTTCTCTCTGTGATTTTGTAGACCATTCTGTTATGGAAAACATGAGTAATTATGCAGAAACATTTGAAAGAAAAGGCGGACATTTTGAGGTAATTGGTTTAGATGATTCTAAATCTGGAAGTGAACACCCATTTGCATTACGTAAAATTTTACCAAAACAAATGGTTCCTAAAGAAGGAGTTTTAACAAAAAGACAAAAATCGATTGAAGCAGTTAGTGAAGAAATGCATTGGGAATACAATGCTTTTTCTAAACATGAAATGGAAGAATTACCTGCTTTTGGTTATTTTAAAACTCGTAGAATAGATAAAGTTTCTAACGAACTTTCTAATGAAAATTGTACACTTTTAGACGTACAATTTTCTGAAGGAGAACTGATTGCAAAACAAATTATTAAAGCAACTATGTTACATATTCATACTAAAAAAGATATTCCTGATTTTACTTTAGATAAAGAAGGAATTTTTGAATATATCTATCATTTTGCAGGTTATAAGGATATTGACATTGATGCTCATCCAGATTTTAGCAAACGTTTTTATTTATCGGGAAAAAGTGAAGAAAAAATTAGAGACTTTTTTACAGATGAACTAATTTTGTTTTTTGAAAGCAATAAACAATATCATATTGAAGCTTCTAAAGAAGGACTTTTAGTAATTGGTAATGAACGTTTGGCTAGTGTAAAAGAAATGAAAGCACTCGCCTATTTTGGTTCGAGTTTAAGAAAAATTATAGAAAAATGTTAG
- a CDS encoding tRNA-(ms[2]io[6]A)-hydroxylase encodes MLGLQFETATSWAEIAKVNLEQILTDHAFLEQKAASNAVSIIINYSEETELVKEMSNIAIEEMQHFKMVHLLMVKRGMVLGREQKNDYAIRLQKFFNKTKDRTDALVQRLLVAALIEARSCERFKVFSENMEDEELSKFYKNLMISEAGHYSTFLQFAREYQDREIVDKKWNALLAFEAEMMKERGNSAKIHG; translated from the coding sequence ATGTTAGGATTACAGTTTGAAACAGCAACTTCTTGGGCAGAAATTGCCAAAGTAAATTTAGAGCAAATATTAACAGATCATGCTTTTTTAGAGCAAAAAGCAGCTTCAAATGCAGTTTCTATCATTATTAATTATTCTGAAGAAACTGAACTTGTAAAAGAAATGAGCAATATTGCTATTGAAGAAATGCAACACTTTAAAATGGTGCATTTATTAATGGTAAAACGAGGTATGGTTTTAGGTCGTGAACAAAAAAACGATTACGCCATTAGATTGCAAAAATTCTTTAATAAAACAAAAGATAGAACAGATGCTTTGGTGCAACGTTTATTAGTTGCTGCTTTAATTGAAGCAAGAAGTTGCGAGCGATTTAAAGTGTTTTCTGAAAACATGGAAGATGAAGAATTATCTAAATTTTATAAAAATTTAATGATTTCTGAAGCGGGCCATTACAGCACTTTTTTACAATTTGCACGAGAATACCAAGACAGAGAAATCGTTGATAAAAAATGGAATGCCTTATTAGCCTTTGAAGCAGAAATGATGAAAGAGCGTGGAAATTCAGCTAAAATTCATGGATAA
- a CDS encoding DUF4268 domain-containing protein, giving the protein MFSREESEKLRKEFWTSFGKSFPRKWLLYNTKIKGFAFKFVADRKKAMVCLDIEHPEDIANELLYDQMISLKVLLETELPEVIFDATYELKSGKIIHRIYVPFEGKFSIYNKNTWRDCYEFYMETMPKFELFFYEYEDFINQAI; this is encoded by the coding sequence ATGTTTAGCAGAGAAGAATCAGAAAAATTACGCAAAGAATTTTGGACAAGTTTTGGGAAATCGTTTCCTAGAAAATGGTTGTTGTATAATACCAAAATTAAAGGTTTTGCTTTTAAGTTTGTGGCGGATAGAAAAAAAGCCATGGTTTGCTTAGATATAGAACATCCAGAAGATATTGCTAATGAGTTGCTTTACGACCAAATGATTTCATTAAAAGTATTGTTAGAAACGGAACTTCCGGAAGTTATTTTTGATGCTACTTACGAACTAAAAAGTGGTAAAATTATTCATAGAATTTATGTTCCGTTTGAAGGAAAATTTAGCATTTATAATAAAAATACTTGGCGAGATTGTTATGAGTTTTACATGGAAACAATGCCAAAATTTGAGCTTTTCTTCTACGAATATGAGGACTTTATAAATCAGGCAATATAA
- a CDS encoding DUF4870 domain-containing protein, whose product MKEDKQLLVITHLSQLLDFITGIGGFIVPLVLWLTKKDEIRGMDFHGKAILNFRISMFIYLLICIPLILLFGLGILGFIAIGIFYLIFPIINAIKTSNNEEPNYPFSINFIK is encoded by the coding sequence ATGAAAGAAGATAAACAACTATTAGTAATTACCCATTTAAGTCAGTTATTAGATTTTATAACAGGTATTGGCGGTTTTATAGTACCACTAGTATTGTGGCTAACAAAAAAAGATGAAATTAGAGGAATGGATTTTCACGGAAAAGCAATTCTAAACTTTAGAATTTCCATGTTTATATACTTATTAATATGTATTCCGTTAATTTTGTTATTCGGTTTAGGTATTTTAGGATTTATCGCAATCGGAATTTTTTACTTAATATTTCCAATCATAAATGCAATAAAAACAAGTAATAACGAAGAACCAAACTATCCATTTAGTATTAATTTTATTAAATAG
- a CDS encoding Dps family protein, with product MNYLNIDNEKVLPVVSELNVLLADYHVYYQKLRNYHWNILGKNFFELHIRFEEMYNDTRIKIDEVAERIVTLRYHPISNLSDYIEISRIKESSSLLSDIEMVENIINDHRILLEQLAKVIDRANKASDEGTVDLIGAYIRELEKSTWMLNAWSKNTEDELNSSFVK from the coding sequence ATGAATTATTTAAATATAGACAACGAAAAAGTTTTACCTGTGGTATCTGAATTGAATGTTCTATTGGCAGATTATCATGTGTATTATCAAAAATTAAGAAATTATCATTGGAACATTTTAGGAAAGAATTTTTTTGAGTTACACATTAGATTCGAAGAAATGTATAATGACACAAGAATTAAAATTGATGAAGTTGCAGAGCGTATTGTTACGTTAAGGTATCACCCAATTAGTAATTTGTCTGATTATATAGAAATTTCTAGAATTAAAGAATCTAGTTCTTTATTGTCTGACATAGAAATGGTAGAAAACATTATTAACGATCATAGAATTTTATTAGAACAATTAGCAAAAGTTATAGACAGAGCTAATAAAGCTTCAGATGAAGGAACTGTAGATTTAATAGGCGCCTACATTAGAGAATTAGAAAAATCTACTTGGATGTTAAATGCCTGGTCTAAAAATACTGAAGATGAACTAAATAGCAGTTTTGTAAAATAA
- a CDS encoding mechanosensitive ion channel family protein: MNKVVEKLETWKDIFIKNIPNIAIALVVLVVAYFASRAMNSIVNKTIGKRIRQKSVRDLVSRVASGVTILVGLYLAMTVLKFDDTLKTIVSAAGVSGIVIGLALQGTLSNTISGVVLSFRKNLNIGNWVETSGYSGEVMDINLNYFVIKEADNNMVVIPNKTILESPFKNYSLTTKMRIAIECGVEYGADLEMVEQLTIDTIRTNFNQKEIGKDVEFYYTEFGDSSINFLCRFWIDSENALERLKAKSKAMIEIKKAFDKEDINIPFPIRTLEFTNKLNVKNNIAREKVSAN, encoded by the coding sequence ATGAATAAAGTAGTAGAAAAATTAGAAACTTGGAAAGATATTTTTATTAAAAATATACCCAACATTGCCATAGCATTAGTAGTTTTAGTTGTAGCTTATTTTGCTTCTAGAGCAATGAATTCTATAGTTAACAAGACAATAGGAAAAAGAATTAGACAAAAATCTGTTAGAGATTTAGTATCTAGAGTTGCATCTGGTGTTACCATTTTAGTTGGTTTGTATTTAGCAATGACAGTTTTAAAATTCGATGATACATTAAAAACAATTGTATCTGCTGCAGGTGTATCTGGTATTGTTATTGGTTTAGCTTTACAAGGAACACTTTCTAACACCATTTCTGGTGTAGTTCTATCTTTTAGAAAGAATTTAAATATTGGTAATTGGGTAGAAACTAGTGGTTATTCTGGTGAAGTTATGGATATAAACCTAAATTACTTTGTAATTAAAGAAGCAGATAACAATATGGTTGTTATACCTAACAAAACTATTTTAGAAAGTCCTTTTAAAAACTATTCTTTAACCACAAAAATGAGAATTGCTATAGAATGTGGTGTAGAATATGGAGCAGATTTAGAAATGGTAGAACAATTAACAATAGATACAATTAGAACTAATTTTAATCAAAAAGAAATAGGGAAAGACGTTGAGTTCTATTACACAGAATTTGGAGATAGTTCTATTAATTTTTTATGTAGATTTTGGATAGACTCTGAAAACGCTTTAGAGAGATTAAAAGCAAAAAGTAAAGCAATGATAGAAATTAAAAAAGCATTTGATAAAGAAGATATTAATATTCCATTCCCAATTAGAACATTAGAATTTACCAATAAATTAAATGTGAAAAATAATATTGCTCGAGAAAAAGTCTCTGCAAATTAA
- the mnmE gene encoding tRNA uridine-5-carboxymethylaminomethyl(34) synthesis GTPase MnmE encodes MIQQDTIIALATPSGIGAISVIRLSGENAITIVDDNFRSIKKSKSLKSQKTHTIHLGHITNNDIIIDEVLVSVFKNPNSYTGENVVEISCHGSSFIQQEIIQLFLKKGCRMADNGEFTMRAFLNGKMDLSQAEAVADVIASNSAASHQMAIQQMRGGITNELKELRAQLLDFAALIELELDFSGEDVEFADRTKFKELVTKITFVLKRLIDSFSFGNAMKNGIPVAIIGEPNVGKSTLLNTLLNEEKAIVSDIAGTTRDAIEDELIIDGVAFRFIDTAGIRETKDVVENIGIKKAYEKAENAQLIIFLIDSNKFSYSSEDFLQEIETIKERFPNKRLLVIANKIDTLSCHDSSILQSEIENLILLSAKNKTGIEELKAELTSLVNIGALSNNETIVTNSRHFEALNNALMAITSVQEGIDLEISTDLFSIDIRECLRHLGNITGEYDVDKDILGHIFGNFCIGK; translated from the coding sequence ATGATTCAACAAGACACAATTATAGCTTTAGCAACACCTTCTGGTATTGGAGCAATTTCTGTAATAAGACTTTCTGGAGAAAACGCAATTACAATTGTTGATGACAATTTTAGATCTATAAAAAAATCTAAATCATTAAAAAGTCAGAAAACACACACCATTCATTTAGGTCATATTACTAATAATGATATTATTATTGATGAAGTTTTAGTTTCTGTTTTTAAGAATCCAAATTCTTACACTGGTGAAAATGTGGTAGAAATTTCTTGCCACGGTTCTAGTTTTATCCAACAAGAAATCATTCAATTATTTCTGAAAAAAGGTTGTAGAATGGCTGATAATGGCGAATTTACAATGCGTGCTTTTTTAAACGGAAAGATGGATTTAAGCCAAGCTGAAGCAGTTGCAGATGTTATTGCTTCTAATTCTGCAGCAAGTCATCAAATGGCAATTCAGCAAATGCGAGGTGGCATTACCAATGAATTAAAAGAATTACGTGCACAATTATTAGACTTCGCAGCTTTAATTGAATTAGAACTCGATTTTTCTGGTGAAGATGTGGAATTTGCCGACAGAACCAAATTTAAAGAGTTGGTTACAAAAATCACTTTTGTTTTAAAACGATTAATAGATTCTTTCTCTTTTGGTAACGCAATGAAAAACGGAATTCCGGTAGCAATTATTGGTGAGCCAAATGTTGGGAAATCTACACTTTTAAACACTCTTTTAAACGAAGAAAAAGCTATTGTTTCTGATATTGCAGGAACTACAAGAGATGCAATTGAAGATGAATTAATTATTGATGGTGTTGCATTTCGATTTATAGATACTGCAGGAATAAGAGAAACAAAAGATGTTGTTGAAAATATTGGTATTAAAAAAGCCTACGAAAAAGCAGAAAATGCACAGTTAATTATTTTCTTAATAGACTCTAATAAATTTTCTTATTCTAGTGAAGATTTTTTACAAGAAATAGAAACTATTAAAGAACGTTTTCCTAATAAACGCTTGTTAGTAATTGCCAATAAAATTGATACTTTGTCTTGTCATGATTCTTCCATCTTACAATCTGAAATTGAAAATTTAATTTTACTTTCAGCAAAAAATAAAACAGGAATTGAAGAATTAAAAGCCGAATTAACTTCTCTAGTTAACATAGGTGCTTTAAGTAACAACGAAACTATTGTTACCAATTCTCGCCATTTTGAAGCTTTAAATAATGCTTTAATGGCAATTACTTCTGTACAAGAAGGAATTGATTTAGAAATTTCAACTGATTTATTTTCTATTGATATTAGAGAATGTTTACGTCATTTAGGCAACATTACTGGAGAATATGATGTGGATAAAGATATTTTAGGGCATATTTTTGGGAATTTTTGTATTGGTAAATAA